The Bombus pascuorum chromosome 11, iyBomPasc1.1, whole genome shotgun sequence genome includes the window gaaaaggaacgtTTAGATCGAGAAGCGGATAGTGCTAATACAAccaatgaaaatttgttacaaCAACAATTATTACTTCAACAAATGCAAttgcaacagcaacaacaacagatGCAATCAAATATGAGCATCCAAATGCAAGGTCAAGTACAAATGCAGTTGCAACAGAATCAAATACCTttgcaacaacaacaacaaatgCAAACTGCTGCACAACAACCTCAGCAACACAATTTACAACCACAACAAGTCCAATTGGTTCAACAGCAACCATTAATGCAGCAACAAACGTCTGTTGTTCAGCCACAGCAAGCACAACAAATGCAACAAGTGACTCAGGTTTCACAGCAGCAAGTGCAGTACCAACAACAGCAATATCAACAACAGTTACAACAACAGTatcaacagcaacaacaacagccACAACAATTTCCTCAGCATGTTACGCAAAATTTAACTGCTACTTCTTCACAATGCTCTACCCCACAAACTGTACAGACTCAACCACAATTTCCTCCAGTATCTCAACAAatacaacaacagcaacattTGCATCAGCAACAACAGTATATACAACTGAATCAAATGAATGTGCCACAACAAATGGGTCATCAAATACAACAAGCacagatacaaattttatcacAACCCCAACATATGCATCAGCAAATATCGCAACCTCCACAAGTGCAATATTCTCAACCGCAAATACAGCATGTTCAAAATCAGCAGTACTATCAGCAAAATACGACAGGAACCTCAGGATACAGTACGCAACCCCTATATCAGCAAAATATATCTCAACAAGTGTATCATTCGTATGCCAGCTCAAGTTCCTCTGGCCATGTAGAGATTTTATCATCCAACCAGCCTACAGCCCAAATTTATTCTCATCCAAGTATCCCTCAGAATACAGCACCTCCAACTTCACAGCCTTACATGCAACCACAGCCAGGACAAGTACAAGCATCTGTACCAACTGGTCTAAATCTTCAGAGCACGTCATCAGCGACTCATATGCAAAATACAATAACATCAACAATTCCAAATATGCAAAGTGCACCTACTCTTATTTCGAACAGTGGACATCAATCTCAGTCTCAACAAAATGTCTTagttcaaatgaaatattcgcaAAGTTCTAGTATTCCTACTTCTGTACCCATATCATCTGGGATTTCTGTGCCATCAACAACAGTGTCTCAGCAACAACAGCATTTCATTTCAAACACAGAACAGCTATGTTCTAACACAGAAAGATCTTCTTTATCTAAACAAGATACAATGGATTCTGTGCAATCTTTGCCAACGGACGTACCGCCTACTATTCAGGATCAAGGAAATATCTCTAACGTGTCTAACATAAGCACATCTCAAGTAGCAATGCCAAATGAAGggtaaatatatgaaatttcaataattcgttaaataaatattgtttaagaAACTAACCAATATTTGgtttatatagaataaatcaAGAAAGTGCAGAGAATGTCACTTTATCCGAAAGATCTAGAGTAAAAAGATCCGGTACGAAACGTAAAAAGCCTGGTATCAAATTAACAGTTTTATCTGTAAGTAGTAATGAGGGACAATCAATGATTGTTGAATGTCAGTTAGATACCAGCAAACAAAAAACTGTGACATTTAAATTCGACAGAGATGATATGGTACCTACTGACATTGCTAATAACCTGGTAagtaaataatagaattttatatgtcaatatttttatcttcaaaatttttattattattctattcttATTATCTTCAGGTTGCTGAAAATTTATTGCCACAATCTCAATGTGAAACGTTCGTTGAATTGATAGAAGACATCGTTAAACAATTACGTTTGGATCCTACACGGGCTTTACCTTTAGTAGCACATGGTCCACCAGATCAATCTGCCGGTGGTAGTCCAGTCACGAGTCGTCGACCTAGAGATCGTGACCACAGTCTTGATACAGCTAAGGTAATGGTTTTCTTTCCGTTTTTTCGATTTGTTctatagatattaatatactacgaatataatgaaatttatacaatttatctACAAAGGaaattcgttttctttttttttctttttttctgtttttttatcagagaaacaaatagaaataaattttgaaatagaagtttttaacaaaaatcatTGTCATTAGTATTATTACTTAAGAACCTGATACACAAAAGTCCATAATGCATATCATAGGACTATTTTGCTTGTTGTAAGTtgttttcttgaaataatagAACCatgtttcttatatatttcatattaaaataacgtTGTGGTTACGCTCGAGATGTATATCTCGTGATCCCATAAAAAAAACACAAGGGTGTACCTCCAAGGTATAATTGGTGTGTATCGTTTTGGACGCAGCAGGTGAGACATGGCTCGCTAACTCGTCAAAGCAGCCACCGATCGTCGTACAAAATCCATCGTAGACACCGTTCGGTGAGTTCATCGTCCCCTCTATACCTTATCCTGTTTCCTATATTTCATCGTATAATCGTGGACGTTTGTGCATCCTTTTTGATTCATGATACATTGTGTTCGGACATTTGTGTATCTTTTGAAGTACAGCAATATTATATGACGACATTTCCTGCATATTAAATTCCTCCTATAGGCAATTTGTATAACATAATGGTTAGACTATGGCCAGGGCGtactttatactttaatttttatatatttgttcttaattatatattacatttaatttttacttgaaaatttttcagGAAAATTCACTCTTTTATGaagattataatttctattagcAGTATATTacaatacatttatatataagagaatcctatatatataaaataacaaacaacATTCATACAGCATTCTTtagaaatgaatgaaattgtaCTTATTTAAACAGATTTTTTGTAACATAATAGCATTTTAAGATATGCattcattattaaaaatacctaTTTGTATTtcccttttttaatttattttaaatatacttagTAATGTAACCaaattatataactgtattttgcaataattatttcatttatgccGCTATTTGGTTTTGTTTACGTgcattgtaattattttattggtaAAAGGTAAAGTTTGATAGctagataattattttttgtatgatTCCAGAGAGACGAAACTTCCAATACTTCTACACCTACCAAATTATTACCGATTGATCAAATTCTTTCTCACATTACGGGCTCCACCTCCATGGATAAGCAACAAAATGTGCAAACGCCTGATAGCCAAATGGGTCCTGAAAACACATCAGCTGAAGCATCCAGAAGATCATCAACCTCTACACAAAATACGGATACATTAACACCGACTAATTTACCAAGCGATCCCACTGATCCAACTCAGGAAACCATAGTATCTGCAACAGCAGACACAGTGTTAGACGCGCAAAGTATACTTAAAGATGAAACAGCTAAATCAACTTATATCCAAAGTCAAATAACCGATTCGACtgtaaatcaaataaatgaaaaatctaaaGAATCCGGCGTTCAAGATGCAATGgaacaagagaaagaaacgaataaagagACACACTTTGATGCCACAGCTGCAGAAGTAGCTACATTAACTGCGCCACCTCCAGCACGAAAAATTTCTCGTTTTTTAGTTAGCCCTGTAGTTGAACAGAAGATTGTTACAAGTGAAGAGGGAGGATCTACTTCTGTAGAAAATACAGATAAATCTAACGTATTAACAACTCAACCTAGTTCATTATCGCAATCAAATACAATTGATGAGGGGCAAGTAAAACACGATGATCTAGAAGTGAATGTTTTAGAAGCACAAGCTATTCCTGAAAAATCTAATATCGAAATCGTTACGCAAAATCCTCAATGTATCGCAGAACAAGTAGACACTGTTCAAACAATTCAACAACCGGTACAACAATCAATTACTCTTCAAAGTACTGTACAAGGGCAAGCAATCCTACCCATATCACAAATGCAACAGAATGTTAGTGCTGTGCAATCTAGTCAACAAAATGTAATGGTTCCAGGATCAGCAATAACGCATCAATCGCCTCAACAGGTACAAGTTGTATCTCAAAACGTAGCCATGCCACAAAAGGATCCACAAACTCAAGTTTCATCGAGCGGAATCAATATATCAGGACAATATCAAAATCAATCTATGCCATGCAATATTCTATTACAGCAACAACAAATTCCTATACAACAAAGTATAGCGCAAATGCACATTCAGCCTGAACATCAGCATCAGGGACAAATGCAAGCTCAACGACCATTGCAACAATTTCAACATCAACAAATACCGCAACAACATCAACAATATGTGATACTTCCTAGACATATTCCACAATTACAACCAGCCACAATCATAGATGAGAGAAACCGCAggatttctaatatttctacaACATCGAACATGTCTACGGATTCGCAAATTTCGGAAATTGCTAATATGACGGACGATAAGAAGCAAACAATGATCATGCCCAATTTATCGATGCCCCAAACACAGcatgtacaatttatttctcaaCCAGATGGATCAAATATCACTCCTTTACCACAGACTGTTTTGGAACCAATCCAACAGCTTCAAACAGCACCTCAAGCTACAGTGAATGTCCCAGCAAATGTATCTGTACCTGTTTCAGTTCCTGCCCATCAAACTGTCACTGTAGAGGTTGCTCCTAAAGTTACACTTAAAACTAAAGAAGTTTCATCAACGCTTCCAGATTTAGCACAAAATTTAGCAAATATACTTTCGAACCCGAAATCGAAATCTGTAACTCCTCATTGTTTAACTACCCACGAACCAAGCCAAGCTGTAAATATCCCAGGAACTACAATACTCGAATATAAACCTACTCTCCAGTCTGAACAGTATTTTCAACCTATTCAACCAGAAGCAAGTCAAATACAAATGCAACCGCAATTACAACATAATTATCAAGTGAACACAACACAGCAAGGAATTCCACAAACGTTTCAATTTAGTCAACAACCTCATCAAGCTCAAATACCTCTGCAGCAAACAATGCAACTGAATGCAACCCATCAGATCGACCCTCAGTTACAAATGGCacaacaaaattttcaacaaagCAAATGGGCTGCATCTAtgaatcaaaatattatacagcaATCTGCATCAATCAGACATATTCAACAGATTCAACCACAATCGCAACAAACTATCCCACAACACGTTATACAAGAAATtcaaaatgtagaaaattgcATTTCTTCCGATCAATCTCAGTTTCATTTAAAGCTCCCTGATCAACAACTCTTAGGAAAAGTATCCGAAACAGAAGCTCAAGAAGCTAATTCAGCTGGgtatgtatagtatatataatattgccaAATGTTTAATACAGGTATgtttatacattaatttattttgtctaTATATTAGGCGTACAACTTCTGAATGTCCTTTATTATCGGAGAACGAAAGCTCTAGCCATGATGTAACTCCTGAACATACGTTCGTTGAATCTGTAGATTCGGTATTATTTACACAAAATCAAACAttgcaacaacaacagcagcagcagcaacaccaacagcagcaacaacatcGAAAGCTTAGTCAACAGAATTCGCTAGATAAAGTCTCAGATACGACTACTGGAACTAGTGTTCCGGGTGGAACAGGTCCACAAACAATAGCAGATCTCCATCAAAAGCTTGTTCAATTAACAAGTCAGCCGTCCGAAGCACTTAATGTAGGCACACCTCCTATAAGTTATCCAGCTACTCCTCATAATCACCAGATAATAGGTGGATATGATGCTTACATGCATTCTTTACAACAGAAACTTGTCAATATTGGCATGCCAATTTCCACTACACATGGCATagtaagtaatttaaaaaatataaagaattaaattcttttgtattttgtattaataatgtGATAAATACATAGCAAGGTCCTCTATCACCGCAGACTACGATACAGTCAACTACAAACTTGACTGATTCAAATGTTCCAACAAGTGTGGAAAGTTCTGTTTTAACTCAAGAAAGCTCAATTCAACAACTTACGCTTTCTCAAACTGTAAGTTTGACGTTAAGAACGTCATATACATTTGTCTTGAAAgattcaaattaataaaatgaaaatataaaattttcttatgttCAGCATGTAGATTGCTCTCTCGATAGTCCAACTCCAACACCTGGAGGGGCTCCTGTAGGGTCTGAAACTATGAGTCCGAGTAAAGAGAGTATAAAAGTTCGAACCCAAAGACCGGGATCTCGTCTCCAAGAATTAGAACAAGAATTAGCAAAAATTCACAGAGGATCGATTCCAGCAACAGCTTCTCCACAACCTTTAACACCGCCTGTATCCATCAGTTCTGTTCCGCCGTCGTCCGTTGGTTCTATTCAGCTGCAACCATCGTTACAATCTACTCAAAGTTTATTGACTACTGTTCCACCTGTAACTGCTGTACCTGTTGCTACCGTTACTCCCAGTGTCTTTACATCACGCTCTGATACGAACACTCCGGTGCAAATAGAATCTCAAGAAAATGTTTCCGAGGTACATATAGAGTATATTTACGTATAGCAAATTTCGGTATTTTCAACGAgcgttttcgaaaaataactaactaattttaatagaagGTTAGTACAACACAACctgttagaaaaatatcaagatTCGTGGTTTCCAAGGTCGCAGGTCCTCCTAGTAATGCTGCTACACCGATTCAACAACATACCGATATGTCAAAAAATCAAACAGAAGATTCAAAGGTTTATCACATAGATGACACACAGGGTAAGTATTCTAAAGATCAATGAAATAGATACATttagaaatgtttaaaaattaaatattcatgaattaCAGGTACACCAGTACAAATAACTCATAGCCGTGAGGGTTCTCTTCCACCTACGCAAATTACTCAGCCTATTAATGCTCCTGTTGTAGAAGTAAATATATAGCTTCActaagtatatgtatataattaatttatgcgCCATTAATCCAactgttaatattatttatagcaaatagaaaaagatgaGAGATTTTGGACATTAACACCAAGTGAAGAATATCAATTGCTTATAAAAAAGTAGGTTTAcatctataaaaatttcatcttacaattttataataattaaaaattaacttcTTTTACTTCCGTATATATACAGGCAAACTATGGAATTAGAATCCCTGCAAAGAAGACATAGAGAAGAATTGGAACGATTTCAACAGCATCAATTACAGCTATTAATTCAACAGCAACAGCAAGCAAGTGCACTTCATCAACATCACCATCAACATCACCATCAACATCATCCAGTGCTTTATCATACTGTTACGACTAGTGTGCCAGgttagtaattaatagtaactTTAAGTAACTTTAAACAGCTATTTTATATATCccatttcaattattatatttcatcgcCCATTGTAATGACATAATTCTTTTCCTAACAGGACAAACTAGACTTCCAGGTACAGAAGACTATTTAATGTTTAACACAACGCCCCAAACTCCTTTACAAAAAGCTCCGAGTAATTATCCAGATACCGATGAAACATTACGATTAGCTATGCAGAAATTGAAGCAAACTCCTTTGCAACTACAACCACAACAGGCGGCAACTGGAATACCACACGCTTATGTTATTCCAATTCCAGTAGTGCCTTCTGAAACTATGCAAAACGTGTCTCAACAACCTACTAGTTATACAAGTGAACTAACCGAATCTCTAGAGCCAGCACATAATCCGGCAATTATAAATTCAACGCAATATCAGTTCACGCCTATATTACCAGATGGAACAAATATCGCAGTATCCTCTACTGGATCCTTAGTTACACCTATACCGATATCAAGTTCAACGGGAAGTGGAGGTTACATCCAGTATCATGATAATCAAAcattatcaaattttcaaacatttagTTGTACACCACATGGCGGTTTCTTTTTACCAGCTGGCTATCGGCTAATATACGCTCCTTCTGGTGGAACGTCTCAGTCGCAGCCAGCTACACCAGCTACCCCACATATAGGAAATTCTCATGACGGTACACCGCCGGCAGAACCTTTGCACGCCGCAAATGTTGACAATTCAACAGCTCCACCTTCCCATACCGATCAATAACGTAATCTTCAACAGGTTATGAtctatatttttcgatttacTCATTTTCGTAAtacattctttatttaaacgtGTTGCCCTTATCCATTAGTATGAGAATCATGCATTATTACAATTGTTATTCTATTATAGTTTTGCTAATACGTATTGCTACCCTCGTCTTCGTGGATATGTATGCGAGGAGATGCGAATGAAAGTATTTAGGATGTATTTGATATTGTAACATCCGTGCGTATCGCTAAAATATTCTCGTTATCTGTGCGTCagcatattaattatttgatatgtGCCTCACAGCAAAATTAAAACTCTCAAATCGTACACGGAGAATATTTTGAATGAACGAATTAAGCTTCTggacaaaaaaataaaacataggaaagaaaaagaaataaaatattgaaattgagGATAGAGGCCTTTACATGTACTGTGCTTATATCTTATTGTAGTAAATATCATTCTTTAGTGAAAATGCTTATTAAAAGACTTTTTCTGCTCTCAATTTATTGATAGCACAGTCCACATTAGTACAGGCCTCAGCTAGTCTTACAAATGATGGCGTACAGCCATTCTGCtcgatatatatgtataactgtTAATGTATACTGAATGCTTTGGAGAGAGAATGTATGTTTACGTGTGCATGGATGTGATTGCAGGAGTCAGACagagaaaaaatatgattaatataGTCACTGTTATGCTTTAATGTATTTCTAGCGATTTTAcctatttcaattaaaaaaaaagtcatGTGTTACTAGTTAGCAGTTTCATGTATCTTatctaatattatatcaaCTATTATCTTTTTTAGACTTGattgtgaatatttttattattgcatatttaatttatcgaagtttatttcatttgaattgGCATTTCATTTACAATACGTTCTGAAATACATTTGCACAATCCATTCCTTCGAATATTTTaggaatttttgttatttagcACTTCAATTTCTGATAAAATGATGATGAAAATAATGGTAATCATCACAGATATTGAGAATCtaagtaagaaaaaaagaagctcAATAGGGACATGACATATGTATGAAATTCATACATGTTTTaacaatatcaaaaataaaataatctagTGCTTGTGTTACATcccaaaaaatatattttaaattttcatctgTGCTATCACATATTGCATTTTGCAATATAGTTAAGAATAGCTTATTTGTATAACTACAAATATTACTGCTGTTTATTGATGATTATAATGTTATCTTTATTTCGTTCAAATAATTGCAGTTCTCGTCGTTTTTAATGTTGCGATTTATTACTGCTTTAAgcatgaatttattattatcagtatTAGAATGtcgaaaactattttaaaattttgaatatgaagttttttcttgtaatttccAAGTTATTGATACTTGATcatgatattatattaaattacactCAATTGTTtcatatacacatatgttttatttctaaGTTTTGCATACCATAATTCCGTTATTTCGTTTTCCACTTTATTTGggtgaaaatataattataacattaaatcCAGTTAATCCACCTGGTAATAAATTCATGTGGCTGTTGAAcgaaacattataatataggTAATTGTATGTATTTCTTATGGAAATGCATTGCAATTATTCTTATATagttacttttaaataaatttattagataATACTCAAAGAAAATGCATAACATGTAATACttaatgtacatattattcatttactgTTAGGTGGATTGGCTTTTGATAAAGATGCAGCTTCTATGTTTGTTAATAAAAGCTGAGTATATGAAGTTTctaaaataaactatatttaaatataataatttacagtgATATAGTTTggtaaaaattgattttgaatTTCTTAAACTTATTCATTGAATGTGATGAAATGCATGAAATAAGACAAtagaaatgaatattatttcattaacagCATTGCAACGGACTACTTCCttccaaatatattttacacaatGTGATTTTAGATATGCATagtactataataataatggtgATGATATAATTGgagtaaatttttgtaaaacattATTGTTGTTTTACCAAAGAATACCAAACCGCACTGTTACatacaagaaaaaaaatcacaaTGTGAATTCATCATAATTCTCTTCTACTAATATGGCATCTAACTTGATGGAATTGAACAACTTAGTACATTCAGACATaggtattacaatatatttttcagaaaatatgacaaaaaaaCAAGTAAATCATATTTTGCTACATTTAAAAGATTCACACATAAAGTCTTAGTACATATTGATGGATCAGAATTTAATGAAGTAATTTATTAcagttatttaatttatttaacagattcatataattaattgcaagcatatatagataatttgttgatttatatatatatatatatgatttatatacatatatatgtatatatatatagtatgtacTGTATAAGCATACTGTTCTAAACATATGAATATATCGTatgatattttagaaatgcAATTGTGAAAAACACATGTTTCTTGTGTTACATtttgctttttcaaatttcgaatgtaaaaaaacaaaatttgactTGAATAAtagaatgaattaaatttatctataAATTACCCTTAAAATTACActgtacaaaaatttgaagCTCACTAATTAGAGCATATAAAAAAAgctttttaaaagaattgtaTGTAACTATTACAGAAAGGTTTAATTATGTTCTAAAATATCTTGTACTAGTGTTTAACTACCTTgcttgtaataaaaatgaaaaatatgaaaaaagtttAGACAAAAATAATCAAAGAGCTTTTCCTGTGCTAACTAGTGTATAAGTTCATACATGCTTTAAAACTTATGTAATCTATGTTGTGTGAAATTCtataagaaattttgtaaagacTGATTAGATATGCATCAGCATTCAATAgattgcaaaaaaaaaaaaaaaacaaaattaatttaaaccaTTCACTGTATGGGGAAAAAATTGTAACTAATAgagatatatagaaattaatacaaaGAAACCTGAAATAATTTAGATTCAACTcagaataatattatcttcCATTCCTTACTTGAGAAGTAATTACATCAAAATGTAGTTTGTGATGTTAAttaatacattgtatatttgtgaaatttatgaatatattatgtagaCAACAACAcaacttttttaattagtattgcatgtactatatttttaaacaatatttttctatgtcacataaaattataaatttattgaaattcttttacaTGAGTTCTGTTAAATCTAAATCATCTATTGCAaagattataaagaaaattaaaaaatagtatatCTTTAACAAATAATTGGTTCAATAATGATATCTACATATCATTACCAtctttatttacatttgtttaataattatcttaCAATAATAGTACagtagatataaaaatagtttgtGGCCACAAAGATGttaacttatattt containing:
- the LOC132911751 gene encoding serine/threonine-protein kinase Wnk isoform X8, with amino-acid sequence MMYETNRQQSSGGSGLSSLCPKLVASGGGGNQSGISLAVGHLASQEGVGPCSVVTTQRIHNHTHNHKRQRKLSIVSQAGTSAHSSGDRKTSNLSRSSTPICKKQVRTQRADHTDSLSITSNGVASSSPSSKKKVLSALRICEKSSSRNLNSPSLDHENDRSFSDAEEAITATENVFNVPGSSSTPSTPLSRLKSKKSDEDETSVEYNISKEGADSSRNPSDKKGSLDSNEEKTSTLECFESSKTSNIIKKISANSIDEEISTQNKQKIISTSSTSTKSSNLKSRNKYVAEKMIEQHNSKNLKGINMEKNINTSSSTETSMSSAANKNNEKTKRKTSNEEPKSINLAENEDLTKNSEKNVIDDKNDMQQTEEMVKSSRFVTSKVSEEIVETEIKDIDAQREVEEEVTIYDEDDNGTSISDIVATQALHESLSKLGKVPPLDTELKNVKDTNTQDETKMVKEEKEKEVVQEEAVEGFIGPLLDENFKADEKLTQKTMAMEEVRNLLMKVKVQTVEDDDDEEKAIGISPDGRFLKFEEEIGRGSFKTVYRGLDTQTGVAVAWCELQEKKLNKTERLRFREEAEMLKGLQHPNIVRFYDYWEVTLTRRKYIVLVTELMTSGTLKTYLRRFKKINPKVVKSWCRQILKGLSFLHSRSPPIIHRDLKCDNIFITGTTGSVKIGDLGLATLKNRSFAKSVIGTPEFMAPEMYEEHYDESVDVYAFGMCMLEMATSEYPYSECTGPAQIYKRVVSGVKPQSYDKVENPEVREIIEMCIRLKKEERPLVKDLLNHEFFADDVGLKLEMVSRDSAVADAELSRVEFRLRVLDPKKRTNKHKENEAIQFDFDIQTDNAEEVASEMAKSSLILEEDVKAVAKMLKSQISTLLREREERKAKEEKERLDREADSANTTNENLLQQQLLLQQMQLQQQQQQMQSNMSIQMQGQVQMQLQQNQIPLQQQQQMQTAAQQPQQHNLQPQQVQLVQQQPLMQQQTSVVQPQQAQQMQQVTQVSQQQVQYQQQQYQQQLQQQYQQQQQQPQQFPQHVTQNLTATSSQCSTPQTVQTQPQFPPVSQQIQQQQHLHQQQQYIQLNQMNVPQQMGHQIQQAQIQILSQPQHMHQQISQPPQVQYSQPQIQHVQNQQYYQQNTTGTSGYSTQPLYQQNISQQVYHSYASSSSSGHVEILSSNQPTAQIYSHPSIPQNTAPPTSQPYMQPQPGQVQASVPTGLNLQSTSSATHMQNTITSTIPNMQSAPTLISNSGHQSQSQQNVLVQMKYSQSSSIPTSVPISSGISVPSTTVSQQQQHFISNTEQLCSNTERSSLSKQDTMDSVQSLPTDVPPTIQDQGNISNVSNISTSQVAMPNEGINQESAENVTLSERSRVKRSGTKRKKPGIKLTVLSVSSNEGQSMIVECQLDTSKQKTVTFKFDRDDMVPTDIANNLVAENLLPQSQCETFVELIEDIVKQLRLDPTRALPLVAHGPPDQSAGGSPVTSRRPRDRDHSLDTAKQVRHGSLTRQSSHRSSYKIHRRHRSRDETSNTSTPTKLLPIDQILSHITGSTSMDKQQNVQTPDSQMGPENTSAEASRRSSTSTQNTDTLTPTNLPSDPTDPTQETIVSATADTVLDAQSILKDETAKSTYIQSQITDSTVNQINEKSKESGVQDAMEQEKETNKETHFDATAAEVATLTAPPPARKISRFLVSPVVEQKIVTSEEGGSTSVENTDKSNVLTTQPSSLSQSNTIDEGQVKHDDLEVNVLEAQAIPEKSNIEIVTQNPQCIAEQVDTVQTIQQPVQQSITLQSTVQGQAILPISQMQQNVSAVQSSQQNVMVPGSAITHQSPQQVQVVSQNVAMPQKDPQTQVSSSGINISGQYQNQSMPCNILLQQQQIPIQQSIAQMHIQPEHQHQGQMQAQRPLQQFQHQQIPQQHQQYVILPRHIPQLQPATIIDERNRRISNISTTSNMSTDSQISEIANMTDDKKQTMIMPNLSMPQTQHVQFISQPDGSNITPLPQTVLEPIQQLQTAPQATVNVPANVSVPVSVPAHQTVTVEVAPKVTLKTKEVSSTLPDLAQNLANILSNPKSKSVTPHCLTTHEPSQAVNIPGTTILEYKPTLQSEQYFQPIQPEASQIQMQPQLQHNYQVNTTQQGIPQTFQFSQQPHQAQIPLQQTMQLNATHQIDPQLQMAQQNFQQSKWAASMNQNIIQQSASIRHIQQIQPQSQQTIPQHVIQEIQNVENCISSDQSQFHLKLPDQQLLGKVSETEAQEANSAGRTTSECPLLSENESSSHDVTPEHTFVESVDSVLFTQNQTLQQQQQQQQHQQQQQHRKLSQQNSLDKVSDTTTGTSVPGGTGPQTIADLHQKLVQLTSQPSEALNVGTPPISYPATPHNHQIIGGYDAYMHSLQQKLVNIGMPISTTHGIQGPLSPQTTIQSTTNLTDSNVPTSVESSVLTQESSIQQLTLSQTHVDCSLDSPTPTPGGAPVGSETMSPSKESIKVRTQRPGSRLQELEQELAKIHRGSIPATASPQPLTPPVSISSVPPSSVGSIQLQPSLQSTQSLLTTVPPVTAVPVATVTPSVFTSRSDTNTPVQIESQENVSEKVSTTQPVRKISRFVVSKVAGPPSNAATPIQQHTDMSKNQTEDSKVYHIDDTQGTPVQITHSREGSLPPTQITQPINAPVVEQIEKDERFWTLTPSEEYQLLIKKQTMELESLQRRHREELERFQQHQLQLLIQQQQQASALHQHHHQHHHQHHPVLYHTVTTSVPGQTRLPGTEDYLMFNTTPQTPLQKAPSNYPDTDETLRLAMQKLKQTPLQLQPQQAATGIPHAYVIPIPVVPSETMQNVSQQPTSYTSELTESLEPAHNPAIINSTQYQFTPILPDGTNIAVSSTGSLVTPIPISSSTGSGGYIQYHDNQTLSNFQTFSCTPHGGFFLPAGYRLIYAPSGGTSQSQPATPATPHIGNSHDGTPPAEPLHAANVDNSTAPPSHTDQ